In Streptomyces puniciscabiei, a single genomic region encodes these proteins:
- a CDS encoding cation:dicarboxylate symporter family transporter: MPQSVPSLPRRVARILRTSLFAQVACALVLGIVVGKLWPGVATDLQPLGDGFTRLIKTIISPLVFCVVVVGIAKAGDLKAFGRIGLKALIWFEVASTAALIIGLIAANVVRPGSGMHVDPSALSAKAVDAKTGGGSLPTTTEFIVNALPTSFIGAFAENSLLQVLVLACLVGAALLHLGHTKVPQVLPAVEQAQEVIFAIVGFVMRLAPIAVFGAMAVLIGQYGLGVIETCAELIILCYVAAALFIVLLAVALRMLTGLSLWKFLRYIREEMLLALGTASTESVMPRVMQKLRKAGARDDAVGLVLPTGYSFNLDGASLYLSIGTLFIAQAVGVDLGPGRQITVILVLMLTSKGMAGVPGSAFLALSATATSLGVVPAGAVALLLGVDRIMDSMRVTTNLLGNCVAVFAVSRWEGALDIARAKKVLDGEIASIPDEGQGSEPAVGVRPAAKEPAPEAR, encoded by the coding sequence GTGCCGCAGTCCGTACCGTCCCTGCCGCGACGCGTCGCACGCATACTGCGTACCTCCCTCTTCGCGCAGGTCGCCTGTGCGCTCGTGCTCGGCATCGTCGTCGGGAAGCTGTGGCCCGGCGTGGCCACGGACCTTCAGCCGCTCGGTGACGGTTTCACCCGGCTCATCAAGACGATAATCTCCCCGCTGGTGTTCTGTGTTGTCGTCGTCGGCATCGCCAAGGCCGGTGATCTGAAGGCGTTCGGCCGGATCGGGCTCAAGGCCCTGATCTGGTTCGAGGTCGCGAGCACGGCGGCCCTGATCATCGGCCTGATCGCCGCCAACGTCGTCCGGCCCGGCTCCGGCATGCACGTCGACCCGTCCGCGCTGAGCGCCAAGGCGGTCGACGCGAAGACGGGCGGCGGCTCGCTGCCCACGACGACCGAGTTCATCGTAAATGCGCTGCCCACCAGTTTCATCGGCGCCTTCGCCGAGAACTCCCTGCTCCAGGTGCTCGTCCTGGCCTGCCTGGTGGGCGCCGCGCTGCTGCACCTCGGGCACACCAAGGTGCCGCAGGTGCTGCCCGCCGTCGAGCAGGCCCAGGAGGTCATCTTCGCTATCGTCGGCTTCGTCATGCGACTGGCGCCGATCGCGGTGTTCGGCGCGATGGCCGTCCTGATCGGCCAGTACGGGCTCGGTGTGATCGAGACGTGCGCCGAGCTGATCATCCTGTGCTACGTGGCCGCGGCGCTGTTCATCGTGCTGCTCGCCGTCGCCCTGCGCATGCTCACCGGGCTCAGCCTGTGGAAGTTCCTGCGCTACATCCGCGAGGAGATGCTGCTCGCGCTCGGCACCGCCTCCACCGAGTCGGTCATGCCGCGCGTGATGCAGAAGCTGCGCAAGGCCGGCGCTCGCGACGACGCGGTGGGCCTGGTGCTGCCGACGGGCTACTCCTTCAACCTCGACGGCGCCTCGCTCTACCTCTCCATCGGCACGCTCTTCATCGCCCAGGCGGTGGGCGTCGACCTCGGCCCGGGCCGCCAGATCACGGTGATCCTCGTGCTGATGCTGACCAGCAAGGGCATGGCGGGCGTGCCCGGTTCGGCCTTCCTCGCGCTGTCCGCGACCGCGACCTCGCTGGGTGTCGTCCCGGCCGGAGCGGTCGCCCTGCTGCTCGGCGTCGACCGGATCATGGACTCCATGCGGGTCACCACCAACCTGCTCGGCAACTGCGTCGCCGTGTTCGCGGTCTCGCGCTGGGAGGGCGCGCTGGACATCGCGCGGGCGAAGAAGGTGCTGGACGGGGAGATCGCGTCCATACCCGACGAGGGTCAGGGGTCGGAGCCCGCAGTCGGGGTACGGCCGGCCGCCAAGGAGCCCGCGCCGGAAGCGCGCTGA
- a CDS encoding MarR family winged helix-turn-helix transcriptional regulator: protein MTTPDSDGLLAEQLLRLTRRVHRIQKRHLERHDLGVTPAQSRLLRTLAHYASPPRMADLAERLEVVPRAVTTLVDGLEASGKVRRVADPANRRVTRIELTDEGRTTLRELRGARRSAAEEILAPLTEKERQVLGVLLDTLIEGDGGQRC from the coding sequence ATGACCACCCCCGATTCCGACGGCCTGCTCGCCGAGCAGTTGCTGCGGCTGACCCGCCGGGTGCACCGCATCCAGAAACGCCATCTGGAACGGCACGACCTGGGCGTCACCCCGGCCCAGTCCCGGCTGCTGCGCACCCTCGCGCACTACGCCTCGCCGCCGCGCATGGCCGACCTCGCCGAGCGCCTGGAGGTGGTGCCGCGCGCGGTGACGACGCTGGTCGACGGGCTGGAGGCGAGCGGGAAGGTACGGCGGGTGGCGGATCCGGCGAACCGACGGGTGACCCGGATCGAGCTGACGGACGAAGGGCGCACGACCCTGCGCGAACTGCGCGGCGCACGCCGCTCGGCGGCCGAGGAGATCCTCGCTCCGCTGACGGAGAAGGAGCGCCAGGTGCTCGGCGTGCTGCTGGACACCCTCATCGAGGGGGACGGCGGCCAGCGCTGCTGA
- a CDS encoding ABC transporter ATP-binding protein: MHPDREPSWTPPADAKEQPRQVRRILKLFRPYRGRLAIVGLLVGASSLVSVATPFLLKETLDVAIPQGRTGLLSLLALGMILSAVLSSVFGVLQTLISTTVGQRVMHDLRTAVYGRLQRMSLAFFTRTRTGEVQSRIANDIGGMQATVTSTATSLVSNATSVVATIVAMVALDWRLTIVSLLLLPVFVWISRRVGNERKKITTQRQKQMAAMAATVTESLSVSGILLGRTMGRSDSLTASFAEESERLVDLEVRSNMAGRWRMAVITIVMAAMPAVIYWTAGLALQFGGPKVSLGTIVAFVSLQQGLFRPAVSLLATGVQIQTSLALFQRIFEYLDLPIDITERERPVHLDQVKGEVRFEGVEFRYDHDSGARAVLDGVDITVPAGGSLAVVGPTGAGKSTLGYLVPRLYDVTEGRVTIDGVDVRDLDFDTLARAVGVVSQETYLFHASVADNLRFAKPDATDEELQAAARAAQIHDHIAALPDGYDTVVGERGHRFSGGEKQRLAIARTILRDPPVLILDEATSALDTRTEAAVQEAIDALSADRTTITIAHRLSTIRGADQIVVLDSGRVAERGSHEELLELDGRYAALVRRDAQLEPAS; this comes from the coding sequence ATGCATCCCGACCGAGAACCGTCCTGGACCCCGCCTGCCGACGCCAAGGAACAGCCCCGGCAGGTGCGCCGCATCCTGAAGCTCTTCCGCCCTTACCGCGGGCGGCTCGCGATCGTCGGCCTGCTGGTCGGCGCCTCCTCGCTGGTTTCGGTGGCCACGCCGTTCCTGCTCAAGGAGACGCTGGACGTCGCGATCCCCCAGGGCCGCACCGGCCTGCTCAGCCTGCTCGCGCTCGGCATGATCCTCAGTGCCGTCCTCTCCAGCGTCTTCGGCGTGCTCCAGACGTTGATCTCGACCACCGTCGGCCAGCGCGTCATGCACGACCTGCGCACCGCCGTCTACGGCCGCCTGCAGCGCATGTCGCTCGCCTTCTTCACGCGCACGCGCACCGGCGAGGTGCAGTCCCGGATCGCCAACGACATCGGCGGCATGCAGGCCACCGTCACCTCGACCGCCACCTCCCTGGTCTCCAACGCCACCAGCGTGGTCGCCACGATCGTCGCGATGGTCGCCCTCGACTGGCGGCTCACGATCGTCTCCCTGCTCCTGCTGCCGGTGTTCGTGTGGATCAGCCGCCGCGTCGGCAACGAACGCAAGAAGATCACCACACAGCGGCAGAAACAGATGGCCGCGATGGCGGCCACCGTCACCGAGTCGCTCTCGGTCAGCGGCATCCTGCTCGGCCGCACCATGGGCCGCTCCGACTCGCTCACCGCGTCCTTCGCCGAGGAGTCCGAGCGCCTGGTCGACCTGGAAGTGAGGTCGAACATGGCCGGGCGCTGGCGCATGGCCGTGATCACCATCGTCATGGCCGCCATGCCCGCCGTCATCTACTGGACGGCCGGCCTGGCCCTGCAGTTCGGCGGCCCCAAGGTCTCCCTGGGCACCATCGTGGCGTTCGTCTCGCTCCAGCAGGGACTGTTCCGGCCGGCCGTGAGTCTGCTCGCCACCGGTGTCCAGATCCAGACCTCCCTCGCCCTGTTCCAGCGCATCTTCGAGTATCTGGACCTGCCCATCGACATCACCGAGCGCGAGCGGCCCGTCCACCTCGACCAGGTCAAGGGCGAAGTCCGCTTCGAGGGCGTGGAGTTCCGCTACGACCATGACAGCGGGGCCCGCGCCGTCCTCGACGGCGTCGACATCACCGTGCCGGCGGGCGGCAGCCTCGCCGTCGTCGGCCCGACCGGTGCCGGCAAGTCCACGCTCGGCTATCTGGTGCCCCGCCTCTACGACGTCACCGAAGGCCGCGTCACCATCGACGGGGTCGACGTCCGGGACCTAGACTTCGACACCCTCGCCCGCGCGGTCGGCGTCGTCTCGCAGGAGACGTACCTCTTCCACGCCTCGGTCGCCGACAACCTCCGATTCGCCAAGCCGGACGCCACGGACGAGGAACTGCAGGCGGCGGCCAGGGCGGCGCAGATACACGACCACATAGCCGCGCTGCCCGATGGCTACGACACGGTCGTCGGCGAGCGCGGCCACCGATTCTCCGGCGGCGAGAAGCAGCGCCTCGCGATCGCCCGCACCATCCTGCGCGATCCGCCGGTCCTCATCCTCGACGAGGCGACCAGTGCGCTCGACACCCGTACGGAGGCGGCCGTACAGGAGGCGATCGACGCCCTGTCGGCCGACCGGACGACGATCACCATCGCCCACCGCCTGTCCACGATCCGCGGCGCCGACCAGATCGTGGTCCTCGACTCCGGACGGGTCGCCGAACGCGGCAGCCACGAGGAACTGCTGGAACTGGACGGGCGGTACGCCGCGCTGGTGCGCCGGGACGCGCAGCTCGAACCGGCGAGCTGA
- the mltG gene encoding endolytic transglycosylase MltG: MQTNIPPRSTIRLTRRGRLVLVVAGAVVAGTAVAVPLLTMNSGPEQTPAATLVVPEGWRASQVYDAIDKALRLPPGSTRRSVAKAGLKLPRDAAGNPEGYLYPATYPLRKGATPESLLRFMVDTADSKFDAAPIAAGAQRNATNLYQTVTIASIVQAEAATKADMGKVARVVLNRLERGMPLQMDSTINYALNRNTVHTTQDDTRIESPYNSYQRMGLPPTPIDNPGEDAMRAALNPTPGDWLYFVTVKPGDTRFTSEYATHMRNVAEFNSLHEGTGRPQSPSRTRSSSRSSAR, encoded by the coding sequence ATGCAGACGAACATTCCGCCACGGAGCACGATCCGACTGACACGCCGGGGCAGACTCGTCCTCGTCGTGGCCGGCGCCGTCGTGGCCGGTACCGCCGTGGCGGTGCCGCTGCTGACGATGAACAGCGGACCCGAGCAGACACCGGCCGCCACACTCGTCGTCCCTGAGGGCTGGCGTGCGAGCCAGGTGTACGACGCGATCGACAAGGCCCTGAGGCTGCCTCCCGGAAGCACACGCAGGTCCGTCGCAAAGGCCGGTCTGAAGCTGCCGAGGGACGCCGCCGGGAACCCGGAGGGCTATCTCTACCCGGCGACATATCCCCTACGGAAGGGAGCGACCCCCGAGTCCCTGCTGCGCTTCATGGTCGACACCGCCGACAGCAAGTTCGACGCGGCGCCGATCGCGGCCGGGGCGCAGCGCAACGCGACGAACCTCTACCAGACCGTCACCATCGCCAGCATCGTCCAGGCCGAGGCCGCGACCAAGGCGGACATGGGCAAGGTCGCCCGGGTCGTCCTCAACCGGCTCGAGCGCGGGATGCCGCTGCAGATGGACTCGACGATCAACTACGCGCTGAACCGCAACACCGTCCACACCACCCAGGACGACACCCGCATCGAGAGCCCCTACAACTCCTACCAGCGCATGGGCCTGCCGCCCACACCGATCGACAACCCCGGCGAGGACGCGATGCGCGCCGCGCTCAACCCGACGCCGGGCGACTGGCTGTACTTCGTCACGGTCAAGCCCGGAGACACCCGCTTCACCTCCGAGTACGCGACGCACATGCGCAACGTGGCGGAGTTCAACTCCCTCCACGAGGGCACCGGCCGGCCGCAGAGCCCGAGCCGGACTCGGTCCTCCTCGCGGTCCTCGGCCCGCTGA
- a CDS encoding NAD(P)-binding domain-containing protein translates to MNESSEVEVVVIGAGQAGLSSAYHLRRTGFEPDRDFVVLDHSPAPGGAWQFRWPSLTYGKVHGMHALPGMELTDADPARPSAEVIGEYFDRYERTFGLRVRRPVDVRAVREGDGGRLLVETSAGTWSTRALINATGTWDRPFWPRYPGQETFRGRQLHTAQYAGPEEFAGRRVVVVGGGASGTQHLLELAPYAAATTWVTRRPPVFREGSFDPEAGRAAVALVEERVRQGLPPRSVVSVTGLPLNDAVRRGLADGVLDRQPMFDRITPDGVEWDGGRHVTADVILWATGFRAALDHLRPLRLREPGGGIRVEGTRAVADPRVHLVGYGPSASTIGANRAGRAAVRDIRRLLAGEQPVAA, encoded by the coding sequence GTGAACGAATCGAGTGAGGTCGAGGTTGTTGTCATCGGCGCCGGTCAGGCCGGGCTGTCCAGCGCCTACCATCTGCGGCGCACCGGTTTCGAGCCGGACCGCGACTTCGTGGTCCTCGACCACTCCCCCGCGCCGGGCGGCGCCTGGCAGTTCCGGTGGCCCTCGCTGACGTACGGCAAGGTGCACGGGATGCACGCGCTGCCCGGCATGGAGCTGACGGACGCCGACCCCGCGCGCCCCTCGGCGGAGGTGATCGGTGAGTACTTCGACCGGTACGAGCGCACCTTCGGCCTGCGCGTGCGACGGCCCGTCGACGTACGCGCGGTACGGGAGGGAGACGGCGGGCGGCTGCTCGTGGAGACCTCGGCCGGCACCTGGTCGACGCGCGCCCTGATCAATGCGACCGGCACATGGGACCGGCCGTTCTGGCCCCGTTATCCCGGCCAGGAGACCTTCCGTGGGCGGCAGTTGCACACCGCGCAGTACGCCGGACCCGAGGAGTTCGCCGGCCGGCGTGTCGTGGTCGTGGGCGGCGGCGCCTCGGGTACCCAGCACCTGCTGGAGCTGGCCCCGTACGCGGCCGCGACCACCTGGGTGACCCGGCGGCCTCCCGTGTTCCGCGAGGGCTCGTTCGACCCGGAGGCGGGCCGCGCGGCCGTCGCGCTAGTGGAGGAGCGGGTGCGCCAGGGTCTGCCCCCGCGCAGCGTGGTCTCGGTCACCGGGCTGCCCCTCAACGACGCCGTCCGGCGGGGGCTCGCGGACGGAGTACTGGACCGGCAGCCGATGTTCGACCGGATCACCCCGGACGGTGTGGAGTGGGACGGCGGACGGCACGTCACCGCCGATGTGATCCTCTGGGCGACCGGGTTCCGTGCCGCGCTGGATCACCTCCGTCCGCTGCGGCTGCGCGAGCCGGGCGGCGGGATCCGGGTCGAGGGCACCCGGGCGGTGGCCGATCCGCGCGTCCATCTCGTCGGCTACGGGCCGTCGGCCAGCACCATCGGCGCGAACCGGGCCGGCCGCGCGGCCGTCCGGGACATCAGGCGACTGCTGGCCGGGGAACAGCCGGTCGCCGCGTGA
- a CDS encoding putative leader peptide — protein sequence MLRSALLTTRGHIDLLRVASAACRRGR from the coding sequence ATGTTGCGTTCAGCCCTGCTCACCACGCGCGGTCATATCGACCTGCTGCGGGTGGCCTCCGCCGCGTGTCGCCGCGGCCGCTGA
- a CDS encoding secondary thiamine-phosphate synthase enzyme YjbQ produces MPDAFTTRMLHISTGSRERVVDLTADCEDFLREAAAGRDGLLSVFVPHATAGIAVIETGAGSDDDLLAALHTLLPADDRWQHRHGSPGHGRDHVLPALVPPHATLPVIAGRLELGTWQSVCLVDTNRDNPSRQVRLSFLG; encoded by the coding sequence ATGCCAGATGCCTTCACCACCCGCATGCTGCACATCTCCACCGGTTCCCGGGAGCGCGTCGTCGACCTCACCGCCGACTGCGAGGACTTCCTGCGCGAGGCGGCGGCCGGCCGCGACGGCCTGCTCAGCGTCTTCGTCCCGCACGCAACGGCCGGAATCGCCGTCATCGAGACGGGCGCCGGCAGCGACGACGACCTCCTTGCCGCCCTGCACACCCTGCTCCCCGCCGACGACCGCTGGCAGCACCGCCACGGCAGCCCCGGCCACGGCCGCGACCACGTCCTCCCGGCCCTCGTCCCACCCCACGCCACCCTGCCCGTGATCGCCGGCCGCCTGGAGCTGGGCACCTGGCAGTCGGTCTGCCTGGTCGACACCAACAGGGACAACCCCAGCCGCCAGGTGCGGCTGAGCTTCCTCGGCTGA
- a CDS encoding helix-turn-helix transcriptional regulator, translated as MGLDKAYERMTAVAVAALHDREPAHLWPMLAGALTDLCGGEAAIHKLDDWSEHAGTIGAAPDAAAAELGRLGESDLALLRAGYPFARHYADRTDRLPVTARRAAGRRWPGSPTARLLGEALDVDQVLGVPLPESTTPVTGCLVYRAGRDFTDDHLAMAERAQPLLAAVERQRLLLEEWRRGLGPGGAPDERAADCALTPRETTVLLLLTDALTADAIGRRLGISVRTVHKHVENIYRKLGTRDRLGTVLRAQRLGLVPSPGPP; from the coding sequence GTGGGGCTGGACAAGGCTTATGAGCGCATGACGGCGGTCGCCGTGGCGGCGCTGCACGATCGGGAGCCCGCGCACCTGTGGCCGATGCTCGCCGGCGCCCTGACGGATCTGTGCGGCGGCGAGGCGGCGATCCACAAACTGGACGACTGGAGCGAGCACGCGGGCACGATCGGTGCGGCGCCCGATGCTGCCGCCGCCGAGCTGGGCCGGCTCGGGGAATCGGACCTGGCCCTGCTCCGCGCGGGATATCCCTTCGCCCGGCACTATGCCGACAGGACCGACCGGTTGCCCGTCACCGCCCGTCGGGCGGCGGGGCGGCGCTGGCCGGGCAGTCCCACGGCGCGTCTGCTGGGCGAAGCGCTCGACGTCGATCAGGTGCTGGGCGTGCCGCTTCCCGAGAGCACCACCCCGGTCACCGGGTGCCTGGTCTACCGCGCCGGTAGGGACTTCACCGACGACCATCTCGCCATGGCGGAGCGCGCGCAGCCGCTGCTGGCGGCCGTGGAGCGGCAGCGGCTGCTGCTGGAGGAGTGGCGGCGCGGGCTCGGGCCGGGCGGAGCGCCGGACGAGCGGGCGGCGGACTGCGCGCTGACGCCCCGCGAGACGACCGTCCTGCTGCTGCTCACCGACGCGCTCACCGCCGACGCCATCGGCCGTCGCCTCGGCATCTCCGTCCGCACGGTGCACAAGCACGTCGAGAACATCTACCGCAAGCTGGGCACCCGCGACCGGCTGGGCACCGTGCTGCGCGCCCAGCGACTCGGTCTGGTGCCGTCACCCGGTCCACCCTGA
- a CDS encoding DUF5682 family protein → MSSADPEAAVAALTDPAVPYLIGVRHHAPSLAAAVPALLDAARPEVLLVELPAEMQEWLPWLAHEETRAPVALAAAPGNGAGGPAFYPFADFSPELAAVRWAARHGVPVIACDLPLADRAWAGAAGPDPAASPQDQDAEAEATGSPHTPAPAAGGERGAPVAPAQEPESDARAWAPNSPPAQANWITGTRGTPTSHTGERPRTPGVPAVATGGPRVGSTAAGLTSGLRARLTGRPGEDLWDRLVEAGAPGSPPEALRRAALLTGWALRAEAMASGGVPELDLRRERWMRSCLAAATAHGERAAVVVGAFHAPALLPPPDRGDAVATAPASPAGKAPGPAPAWTTSLIPYSYALLDERSGYPAGIRDPEWQHLVLDAAGDPLALEDALTRAAVRVCAELRALGHPSGPADAREIARLAGDLARLRGLPAAGRGELVEAVQTVLAQGEPYGRGRAVARAMERVLVGTRTGRPAPAAPRCGLAPAVEAELAELGLPGPADSGRDAARDLRLDPLRSDLDRRRELLLRRLAVCAVPYGEPRAVAGTGGADALSSRWEVRWTPATAAMLTAAGLRGVTSAQAAEGVLREARRVERDEGGPTAAQTLRGLERAAECGLPELADERLADTAEVLPASGTLPELLSGLALLDRLRAGHIAGLGSDEERTARAAAVAELLTAAAVRQVEGLAGSEDRGDAHALLELAHRADALGGIRLTDALTRLADGGSPLMRGAAGAVRVLLGQQEAQAFGDRVASWVDGACDAGSRAALTARLTGLLTAAGPLLESAPPALEPLLRRMVELSDRDFLDRLPALRGGFDTLSPAARDRLLDTVEQRLGVESPHNTGGLDPAALAVWTRADLAARETLAAWGLLPSHRPAEGTVAPNTGEPECLPLTDDDHRLAPAARWRLVLGRRSSGLPGPAQRLATALDELYGSGHGEGSRGDLSGRGGAGSRGGRGAPYPGVREWSEELVALFGPGIREEVLAAAAAAGRQDVFAELDPDAVRPSVDLLRSVLRHAGGLPEARLAALRPLVRRLVEALTRQLATRLRPALHGTALPRPSRRPGGGLDLPRTLRANLATARRMPDGTIRVVPERPVFRSRARRSADWRLILVTDVSGSMEASTIWAALTASVLAGVPTLSTHFLAFSTEVIDLTDHVEDPLSLLLEVRVGGGTHIAAGLRHARELVTVPSRTLVVVISDFEEGYPVGGLLAEVRALVGAGCHVLGCASLDDAGLPRYSTGVAAQLVSAGMSVAALSPLELARWVGEKIA, encoded by the coding sequence GTGTCTTCTGCCGATCCCGAGGCTGCCGTGGCCGCCCTGACCGACCCGGCGGTGCCCTATCTCATCGGGGTACGGCACCACGCGCCCTCCCTGGCCGCGGCCGTGCCCGCACTGCTGGACGCGGCCCGACCTGAGGTGCTGCTGGTCGAGCTCCCCGCCGAGATGCAGGAGTGGCTTCCCTGGCTCGCCCACGAGGAGACCAGGGCTCCGGTCGCTCTCGCCGCCGCGCCCGGGAACGGTGCCGGCGGCCCGGCGTTCTATCCCTTCGCCGACTTCTCACCGGAACTGGCGGCCGTGCGCTGGGCGGCGCGGCACGGCGTACCGGTGATCGCGTGCGACCTGCCGCTGGCGGACCGGGCCTGGGCGGGGGCGGCCGGGCCGGACCCGGCGGCCTCACCACAGGACCAGGATGCGGAAGCGGAGGCAACCGGATCGCCCCACACCCCGGCACCGGCGGCCGGCGGGGAGCGCGGCGCACCCGTTGCACCTGCGCAGGAGCCGGAATCCGACGCAAGAGCCTGGGCACCCAACTCGCCACCCGCGCAAGCCAACTGGATCACAGGGACGCGCGGCACCCCCACCTCACACACAGGCGAACGACCCCGAACGCCCGGCGTCCCGGCGGTGGCGACCGGTGGGCCCCGCGTCGGTTCCACCGCGGCCGGGCTCACCTCCGGCCTGCGTGCTCGGCTCACCGGCCGCCCCGGTGAGGACCTGTGGGACCGGCTCGTCGAGGCGGGCGCTCCCGGCTCGCCGCCGGAGGCTCTGCGGCGGGCCGCGCTGTTGACGGGGTGGGCGCTGCGGGCGGAGGCGATGGCCTCGGGCGGGGTGCCGGAGCTGGACCTGCGGCGCGAGCGGTGGATGCGGTCGTGCCTCGCCGCGGCCACGGCGCACGGCGAGCGGGCCGCCGTAGTCGTCGGCGCCTTCCACGCACCGGCGCTTCTGCCACCGCCGGACCGCGGAGACGCCGTTGCGACGGCGCCCGCTTCCCCTGCCGGGAAGGCACCGGGCCCTGCCCCGGCGTGGACGACCTCCCTCATCCCCTACAGCTACGCCCTGCTCGACGAACGGTCCGGCTATCCGGCCGGCATCCGTGACCCGGAGTGGCAGCACCTGGTGCTGGACGCGGCCGGTGACCCGCTCGCGCTGGAGGACGCGTTGACGCGGGCCGCCGTGCGGGTGTGCGCCGAGTTGCGGGCGCTGGGCCATCCGTCCGGGCCCGCCGACGCACGGGAGATCGCGCGGCTGGCCGGCGATCTCGCCCGGCTGCGGGGGCTGCCCGCGGCGGGCCGGGGTGAGCTGGTCGAGGCGGTGCAGACGGTGCTCGCACAGGGCGAGCCGTACGGTCGGGGGCGGGCCGTGGCCCGGGCGATGGAGAGGGTGCTCGTCGGGACGCGCACCGGCCGTCCGGCCCCGGCCGCGCCGCGCTGCGGCCTGGCACCGGCGGTCGAGGCGGAACTCGCCGAGCTGGGGCTGCCCGGTCCGGCGGACTCGGGCCGGGATGCCGCGCGGGATCTGCGCCTGGACCCGCTCCGCTCGGACCTGGACCGGCGCCGTGAACTGCTGCTGCGGCGCCTGGCCGTGTGTGCGGTGCCGTACGGCGAGCCGAGGGCGGTCGCCGGCACGGGTGGTGCCGACGCGCTCAGCTCGCGGTGGGAGGTGCGCTGGACGCCGGCCACCGCGGCCATGCTGACCGCGGCCGGCCTGCGCGGAGTCACGTCGGCGCAGGCCGCCGAGGGTGTGCTGCGGGAAGCCCGGCGCGTCGAGCGGGACGAGGGCGGGCCCACGGCGGCGCAGACCCTGCGGGGGCTGGAACGGGCGGCGGAGTGCGGCCTGCCCGAACTCGCGGACGAGCGGCTGGCCGACACCGCCGAGGTGCTGCCGGCCTCCGGCACACTGCCCGAACTCCTCTCCGGGCTCGCCCTGTTGGACCGGCTTCGGGCGGGGCACATCGCCGGACTCGGCAGCGACGAGGAACGTACGGCGCGGGCGGCGGCCGTCGCCGAACTGCTGACCGCCGCCGCGGTGCGCCAGGTCGAGGGGCTCGCAGGCTCCGAGGACCGGGGCGACGCACACGCTCTGCTGGAACTCGCCCACCGCGCCGATGCGTTGGGCGGGATACGGCTCACCGACGCGCTCACCCGGCTGGCGGACGGCGGTTCCCCGCTGATGCGGGGCGCCGCCGGAGCCGTACGCGTGCTGCTGGGACAGCAGGAGGCACAGGCGTTCGGCGACCGGGTCGCCTCCTGGGTGGACGGTGCCTGCGACGCCGGCTCCCGGGCGGCGCTCACCGCGCGGCTGACCGGTCTGCTCACGGCGGCCGGTCCACTGCTGGAATCGGCGCCGCCCGCGCTGGAACCGCTGCTGCGGCGGATGGTCGAGCTGTCCGACCGGGACTTCCTCGACCGGCTGCCGGCGCTGCGCGGCGGGTTCGACACGCTCAGCCCGGCCGCCCGGGACCGGCTGCTGGACACCGTCGAGCAGCGCCTGGGCGTGGAGAGTCCCCACAACACCGGCGGCCTCGATCCCGCGGCCCTCGCCGTGTGGACCCGCGCCGACCTGGCGGCCCGCGAGACCCTGGCCGCCTGGGGACTCCTCCCGTCCCACCGGCCCGCGGAGGGCACCGTCGCACCGAACACCGGGGAACCCGAGTGTCTCCCGCTCACGGACGACGACCACCGGCTCGCCCCGGCCGCCCGATGGCGTCTGGTGCTGGGCCGCAGGAGCAGCGGGCTGCCCGGCCCGGCGCAGCGCCTGGCCACCGCTCTGGACGAGCTGTACGGCAGCGGACACGGCGAGGGCAGCCGTGGGGATCTCTCGGGCCGAGGGGGCGCGGGGTCCCGCGGCGGGCGCGGGGCGCCGTATCCAGGGGTACGGGAGTGGTCCGAGGAGCTCGTGGCGCTGTTCGGTCCGGGCATCCGGGAGGAGGTGCTGGCGGCGGCCGCGGCGGCCGGCCGCCAGGATGTGTTCGCCGAGCTGGACCCGGACGCCGTACGGCCGTCCGTCGACCTGCTGCGCTCGGTGCTGCGGCACGCCGGCGGCCTGCCGGAGGCCCGGCTGGCCGCGCTGCGCCCGCTGGTCCGGCGCCTGGTGGAGGCCCTGACCCGGCAGTTGGCGACCCGGCTGCGCCCCGCGCTGCACGGCACCGCTTTGCCCCGCCCCAGCCGACGCCCCGGTGGCGGCCTCGATCTGCCCCGCACCCTGCGGGCGAACCTGGCCACCGCCCGCCGGATGCCGGACGGCACGATCCGGGTCGTGCCCGAGCGGCCCGTCTTCCGCAGCCGTGCCCGGCGGTCGGCCGACTGGCGGCTGATCCTGGTCACCGACGTGTCGGGGTCCATGGAGGCGTCCACGATCTGGGCGGCGCTCACCGCCTCGGTGCTGGCCGGGGTGCCCACCCTGTCCACGCACTTCCTGGCGTTCTCCACCGAGGTGATCGATCTGACCGACCACGTCGAGGACCCGCTCTCCCTCCTCCTGGAGGTCAGGGTCGGCGGCGGCACCCATATCGCCGCCGGGCTGCGGCACGCACGCGAACTGGTCACCGTGCCCTCGCGCACGCTCGTCGTGGTCATCAGCGACTTCGAGGAGGGCTACCCGGTCGGCGGGCTGCTCGCCGAGGTCCGCGCCCTGGTCGGCGCCGGCTGCCATGTGCTGGGCTGCGCGAGCCTCGACGACGCCGGTCTGCCCCGCTACTCCACCGGGGTGGCGGCCCAGCTGGTGTCGGCGGGCATGTCCGTGGCCGCTCTCAGTCCGCTCGAACTCGCCCGCTGGGTAGGGGAGAAGATCGCATGA